A stretch of DNA from Candidatus Methanomethylophilaceae archaeon:
TGGGCATCTCGGATTACATAGTCGATTTGGTGTCAACCGGATCCACCCTCAAGATGAACAGGCTCGTCGAGATCGGCACCATCGTCGAATCCCAGGCGGCTATCATATCCTCGGAGAAAGCCATGAAAGGCCACGGGGAAGAGATCGATCTCGTAGTCAGCTCCATCGCCAGCGTCATAGCGGCCGAGGACAAGAAATACATCATGGCTGACGTGCCCAAATCGGCGCTGCCCGAGATCGAGCGCATAATACCCGGCATAGGCGGGCCCACCATAGTTCCGATATCCGGAAGCGGGGACACAGTGGCCGTGCACGCGGTCATCGATTCCGATCAGGCCTATCGCATCATATCCGAGCTCAAGAGGGTCGGGGCCAAAGGAATATTGACCATGCCCATAGAAAGGCTGGTCGATTGATATGGACCGCAGCGTCATGAGAGAGACTGCGCAGGGATTCCAAAGGTATTACAACCCCAAGCTGAGCGGCGAGCTCAGGCTGGACACGAACACCAACGTCCTCGGATCCAATCCGGCGGCGGAAAGGTATCTGGCCCAGGGGAAGTGGAATCTGGATTCCTATCCCAATACGTATTCTGACGGTCTCAGAGCCGCTCTCGGTGAGCTCTACGGCCTCCAAGCGGACAATTTCATCGCCGGCAACGGTTCGGACGAGATGCTGGACGTCACTTTCAAGACGTTCACCAATTGGGGGGACAACAGCGTAGTCCCTGTGCCGTCCTATACGCTCTACGATTATTTCGTGAAGATGAACGGAGGCAAAGCCCTCGAAGTCGATCTGACCGAGGATTTCCAGCTCGATGTCGACGCCATAGTCAGGCAGGACGCGAAGATCGCGATAATGCCTTCCCCGAACAATCCCACCGGCAACTGCTTCAGGGAGAGGGACATCGAGGACGTCCTGTCCAGGTTCGACGGAATAGTGGTAGTTGACGAGGCCTACGCCGAATACTCGGAAGGCTCCATGATCCGCAGGGTTGACGAATTCGAGAATCTCATTGTGCTCAGGACGTTCTCCAAGGCATACGCCATGGCAGCCCTCCGCATCGGATACGCCGCCGCCAACCCCAAGCTGGCCGAGATGATGATGTGCGTGAAGATTCCCTATTCGCTGAACATGATCAGCGAGGGAGCCGCCATCGCCGCCATCAAAGACCAGGATTTCATCAGTAGAAGCGTATCCATGGTCAAAGAGGAGAGGCCCAAACTGGCCGCCGGCCTCAGGAAACTCGGGTTCGAGCCATTCCCGTCGGATTCCAATTTCATTCTGGCCCGGTCTCCGATAGACCACGAGGTCTTGGTCAGCGGGCTAAAGAGCAGAGGCATACTCATACGCGATTTCGGCTCCAAGCGCAGGACCGAGAACTGTGTCAGAACCACCGTCGGCAATTCCGAGCAGAACGCGCTCCTGCTGGAGAAAGCCGAGGAGGTGATCTCGTCATGCCGCTGAAGATCACTGTCACAGATTATGGCGTGGGGAACATCTATTCCATCGCCAAATCCCTGGAGAGATGCGGCGCAGCTGTGGAAGTCATCAGGGACATGTCTAAGCTGAAGGATGCGGAATGCATCGTTTTCCCCGGAGTGGGAGCTTTCGACAGGACCGCCGAGACTCTTCTGCCATACAAAGATGAGATACTGGCGATGCTGGAATCCGGGGTTCCGACCCTGGGAATATGCATCGGGATGCAGATCCTATTCGAAGGGAGCGAGGAAGGCTCGAAGCCCGGGCTCGGCTATTATCCGGGAAAGGTCAGGATGATGGAAGGGAAAGTGCTGCCTCACATGGGCTGGAACGAGGTCAAGACCGACGATCCTCTTTTCGAAGGGGTTGACGACCGCATGTTCTATTTCGTCCATTCCTATTGCGGATGCCCCAGCGACCCCGGCATATGCGTCGGGACCACCGAATACGATGGGAAGGAGTTCGGCTGCTTCTTCAGGAAAGGCAACGTCTACGGCACCCAGTTCCACCCGGAGAAGAGCAGCGCCACAGGGAAGAAGGTGCTGCAGAACTTCATAGCGTTCGCGGAGGAGCGGATATGAAGGTCATACCCGCGGTCGATGTCCTGGACCATCAGGTTGTCCAGCTGGTGGGCGGGGTTCCCGGCAGCCAGCAGATCGTCATGCCCGATCCCGTCGCCGTGGCCGAGATGTGGGCAGACAAAGGTGCCGATTACTTGCATCTGGTGGATCTGGACGGGGCGTTCGGCAAGGAGAACAATTTCCCTGTCTTCAAGAGGATCATAGAGGAAGTCGGGGTGCCGGTGGAGATCGGCGGCGGAATAAGGGATTCGGATTCTGTCGAGGACCTCATATCCGCGGGAGCTGACCGCGTAATAGTCGGCACCAAGGCCGTGAAGGATCCCGACTGGCTGGCCGAGCTGGCTTACGATTTCCCGGGAAAGATAGTCCTTTCCATGGACACCAAAGGCGGACGCATCGCCGTCAAAGGATGGCAGGAATCCGCGGAGCTCACCGTGGACGAGATGTTCGGCCGCATATGGGATCTGCCGCTGGCGGCCGTCCTCAACACCAACGTGGATGTCGAAGGCCAGAGGAAGGGCATCGACGAGGCGCAGGCAAGGCAGTTCATAAGTTCCTGTCCCCACGACGTCATCGCATCCGGCGGAGTCACATCCAAGAGGGATGCCGAGATCCTGTCCGAGTGCGGCG
This window harbors:
- the hisC gene encoding histidinol-phosphate transaminase, with the translated sequence MDRSVMRETAQGFQRYYNPKLSGELRLDTNTNVLGSNPAAERYLAQGKWNLDSYPNTYSDGLRAALGELYGLQADNFIAGNGSDEMLDVTFKTFTNWGDNSVVPVPSYTLYDYFVKMNGGKALEVDLTEDFQLDVDAIVRQDAKIAIMPSPNNPTGNCFRERDIEDVLSRFDGIVVVDEAYAEYSEGSMIRRVDEFENLIVLRTFSKAYAMAALRIGYAAANPKLAEMMMCVKIPYSLNMISEGAAIAAIKDQDFISRSVSMVKEERPKLAAGLRKLGFEPFPSDSNFILARSPIDHEVLVSGLKSRGILIRDFGSKRRTENCVRTTVGNSEQNALLLEKAEEVISSCR
- the hisH gene encoding imidazole glycerol phosphate synthase subunit HisH translates to MKITVTDYGVGNIYSIAKSLERCGAAVEVIRDMSKLKDAECIVFPGVGAFDRTAETLLPYKDEILAMLESGVPTLGICIGMQILFEGSEEGSKPGLGYYPGKVRMMEGKVLPHMGWNEVKTDDPLFEGVDDRMFYFVHSYCGCPSDPGICVGTTEYDGKEFGCFFRKGNVYGTQFHPEKSSATGKKVLQNFIAFAEERI
- a CDS encoding 1-(5-phosphoribosyl)-5-[(5-phosphoribosylamino)methylideneamino] imidazole-4-carboxamide isomerase, whose translation is MKVIPAVDVLDHQVVQLVGGVPGSQQIVMPDPVAVAEMWADKGADYLHLVDLDGAFGKENNFPVFKRIIEEVGVPVEIGGGIRDSDSVEDLISAGADRVIVGTKAVKDPDWLAELAYDFPGKIVLSMDTKGGRIAVKGWQESAELTVDEMFGRIWDLPLAAVLNTNVDVEGQRKGIDEAQARQFISSCPHDVIASGGVTSKRDAEILSECGAVGAVVGLAMYTEVIRPWEWDVPWWARSTAANIPTDLQIRSYL